The window cattgaatattttttaacaatgttgataaataaaaataatattgtgaatgaagtctaaaaatatctgccctacaagtagttctaggaataccattaaacataggattataaattgcttgaatataatgaataaaagcatcagaagaaggaaaactaaaaggcaaacaacccacaactaccattttagctatttcttcctgATCCCTTAATTTATcatacttcttcgttacctgaccggttgctgggtccattctagtttgcgttggctcACAAGCATCtgcaccacctcgtgcaatatttaactctttttcgtgattatcacttatatcAGTGGCGAAGCCACAACCGATGAaaggtggtcagatgaacacccttcgtcgaaattttttttcgagtatataggttaaatatagatatttatggttatatacatgttgttgcacacccttgacaagcttGAGAAACATAGtccagtggtcaagagtgtgcatttTCGCATAACAACTCGGGTTCGAACCTTGTCAAGTGCAGcagtgttttatttttattttttttctttttttttaaaacagttctttgcccaaggaaaaatatgaacgttcacccttaaccaaaagtctggctccgccactgacttatatgtctcattaatgtacccgtacccccttacttgcctcctcttttatgctttgttggcaaatattgcattgcacctaaatatctgatatacgttcaacaaattgccatgcaatactagttggtttacgagctcttggggcacggggaggactgggagggagattaaccgattcggatCTAACATTAacattttctactgcgggtgtctcaccaatattttcatcatcttcgtctaaattaaccgcatctacttaattttcttcttctatgcCGTAATTTTTTCGAGCTTCTATATAATTCATATCGtgggcacctacacctaaaggtacacctacttcttcctcaaaaggttgactaagcagtgccggaggcacacgggtatatctactacttgaactacctctatcgctagtaattcattttttactaccactaccactttcgggaTAAAACTTTTTAACACTTTTAGTAGCgtggtttcttaatttatccataatataaattaaactaaaaaaattcaaaataaacaaatataataaaattaaatattcaacaattaatacactgaATAAAAACTAaatgtaagagatggaacgacaataccaaattttggaagtatccgaaggttgcgactttagaaacttccactcgtactttgtaattacaaaattaaaaaattaaagtgagcactttagaaaatatatagaatatttgagaattgagaattgagaattgagatttgagagaataaaaaattgtgtggaaacgatttgaaagtgtagggtatttataagattttttttgggattaaaaaataattttaaatgtatttttttttatttaattaaaagggCCAAACTAACCATTTGGatccaaaaacggctatatagccgttggaccaacggctagtttggccaaatctccaagattcaaaaaaataaataaattgaaaccgGGCTGGGTCAATTAACCGCGGGCTTGGATTGGTTTTGGTCCGGATTAACCGagcccaaaaaaattaaattggccCGGGACTCGATACCCTACAGCCCGGTGGCCATTTTTTGTTAGTGGCCCGGGTCGGGCCGGGTTGATCCGACCCATTTAACACCCTTAatgtcggctatgttatatatattaatagggagagagaataaagtaattaaaaaagtggggtGACTTCCAAAAGAGTTGGTATTTAAGTTATTTATACTTAGTAACTAATAAAATTTGTGACTTGTCAAGTTGACAAGCACTGTAAAATCAAGTTTTAATCCTTGAAACACGCTGGACAAGTAGTTCATCTCAAAGAAGCTTCACCTTTTGAAGGTATTATGAGATCGTCTAGTTTAACGTTCTGGAGCTGCATAGGGAGATTAAGATTAGGAGACTTGTATAAGTTGGTCTTGTTGAATCCAACTGGTGTATTTTGGGTTAGAGACGGAGGACACGACTTTGATCCTTCAGATTGTGTTTTCCAAATAGGTAATTTTAAAAAGTAAGCTTGGTGGAGACGGAGAATCTTATAAGCTCAGTTGGTTGACTACCTAAACTTTCGATGATGGAAACAAAATGATGGGCATGATTTAGTGAATGAACAGGATGGAAGCGTGAGGGACGTGGTTGGAGGCAGAGATGTGGCAGAGGAGGAAGTCGGCGCTGGCTAAGATACCATATCAGAAGGGAGTAAACGTTAGAAATAGATGATGTGAACTCTTTACTCGATCAGTGAATACTGTTACCGTTACATTTATCGTACAAGTTTACCAGATGCATACAAACTTTGACAAGATTGACACATGGTCTTGCGAGAGAGTTCTAGCTACTCAAAAGACTTCGGATGAACTCCTAGAagacaatattgatccaatatcATCAATGTATATAACTTCTATACTGGTAGATCAAGCAGGTGTAAAGCTCATCTGAGAGCAGCGTTCAGCGCAACTGACCTTCGGTACAGGAAATAAAGAGGGCACTCCGAAAATACCAACTTATAAATCCTTGGCCAAGAAACACAAGTAATTTGGAAATGATTTAGTTATCCTGTTCACATGTAGATTTATAGTTTCATAGTTGAGATATTGCTGGATCCTCCAAGACCAACGAGCCTTAACCATTGAATCTGGTCGAGAAAGTTCTGGGAAATCACACAGAAACAGCAATAATAGAGGAAAACTTCTCCAAAGACAGGATGAATACACGACGGAGGAAGAGGGTTAGCAAAGGTTCCCTTGATACAACATTAGTTTACTTCAAGCAGCCCGACAACTCTTAGGAAACTTCGCAAAATCCAAATTCAAACAGATATGAAAACTATAATCCACAGTAGAGAGTAGATACTAGTGATTATCTGTGTTCAGTCTGTTGACCAAAACTTGGCTCATTTTAGGGGATCTAATGCGCACTGCGCAATATTCCGTGCAAATAACCACCGGTCATAACAAAAGACACAAAGGAGACAACACCAGCTGGAAAAACCTTCTTTGACTTCAGAAAACGAGATCCCATTACTCCAAGAAGTCCAGCTGAGAGGATGAAACCAATTGCTGATGCCAAAACAGGTTGTGTTGGAAGCATAGCATAAACAGCGTACAGGAGGGAAGCAGAAACTCCACCTGCAATCAGGGACTTCGTGCTGCCACTCTTCAGATAACCCATAAAACCACCAGCACCAACCAAGAAAGCATAACCTAATGTTAATTTTTGGGACATAGAGAGGgccattttctttttactattaTGATCCTTGCCTTCATCTGACCCCCCCTCATTGCCACCATTATCTCCCCCGCCGCCACCGTCGCCATTTGCACCCCCAGAATCATCTCCACCACCACCTGCATCTGGCAGAATATCGATTCCTGGTCCAGCTGAATCAACAGAAAAGGTAGTTGGCCTTGTAGAGTCAGAGACAACACTGGCTCTGAACCCGCAGTAGAAATGCTTCGATTCAGTGGACAATTCTGGATACAGTGTCTGAGGGGTAGTCAAGGGATGCGGAGATGAATGAAGTGACCTCAATGGCTGACTATGAGCAATGAAATGCTGTCTTTGACTCCAAGCTTGGAATCGAAAGTGAGGCAAAACTATGGAGGACTGAGAAATGGCCAAAAATTCTCCCATTATCTGGAATATGAAATAGCAATGTGTATGCTGAATTATGGAAACttattttcttgatgttttgtttTCTGTAGCTTCTGTAGTCTCAGCAACTTCTACAAAAATCAGTCTTCCATCAACAATCTGAAATTGGTGGATCATTTCAATGACAGAGCAGAAATCAACAAAGTAAATGGAAGCAACAAGAGTCTGACAGCCAGCATAGGATATTTCACCAGGAGGAAATGAAATTACGCACACTTTGTAAAGCTGAAAAACAAATTTCATTGGGGAAGTATAAATAGCTTTCTGCAAAGAGGTAATGCAACTTAAATTCCCCTGAACATTGAGGATTTCTTAATTTTAGCAGAGTACAGAATCTATTCACGGGCACTAATATTTAACTATCCTTTTCTATTTGTAACAAAAAATCTAAAGCCACTATTtggaacaacaaaaaataaataatcaaaacttaCTTTGTTGATTATAAAATAGCCATCTACTTCGAATTTATGAACTAGTTATATATAAAATCAAGACTTGAGAGACAAGTAAATCAACCACAATTCAACAAACAACCAAGCATCAGTCTCAAATGAGCTTTTAAGACATAGCTTGGTGCATTATTGACCTCTCCAGTCAATAAAATCCTTAGTTAATGCatgatttaatttaaaaatacaccCAAACCACACAGATGCACCAAAAGTAGACATCTAGACAAATGATTGTCAAGAATACCAAATTTTTCTTAACATATTCACGTTATTGGTACAACATCGCATGGGAGTGGATGACCTAGCACAACAGAGTCCATGTCTGTGTGATAACAATCATGTAAGAGGTCAATCAATTGAGACTACTTATAGTCCGGTAACTAGGGTAGAGGAGCACTACTAAGATGAAAAGATATAACTAAAATCCCCAAACATAATGCTCCTgttaaaacttaaaaaaagatataaaggGATTTGAAACTTGTAGTTGAGTAAATAGGATTTCTACTGCTCTGAGCAGCTGTCTTTCTCTCACCCCTATTTCTTGTCTGCTCAGTACTTTCTCGTGTTTATCCCAAACTATAACGATCTTTAAGCTCTGTGTACACGCCATAAAGTACAACTTCTTCACTATTGTATTTCCTTTCCCAACTTGCTTTAAATTGTTTTACTTGAGTGAAGGGTCTTTCGGAAC of the Capsicum annuum cultivar UCD-10X-F1 chromosome 11, UCD10Xv1.1, whole genome shotgun sequence genome contains:
- the LOC107847750 gene encoding protein FATTY ACID EXPORT 2, chloroplastic-like; protein product: MGEFLAISQSSIVLPHFRFQAWSQRQHFIAHSQPLRSLHSSPHPLTTPQTLYPELSTESKHFYCGFRASVVSDSTRPTTFSVDSAGPGIDILPDAGGGGDDSGGANGDGGGGGDNGGNEGGSDEGKDHNSKKKMALSMSQKLTLGYAFLVGAGGFMGYLKSGSTKSLIAGGVSASLLYAVYAMLPTQPVLASAIGFILSAGLLGVMGSRFLKSKKVFPAGVVSFVSFVMTGGYLHGILRSAH